TTTGCTCGGCTCGCGAGCCGGTCAGCCAGCTCCAGGTGGTGCTGGCGGCGAGCGGTCGAGTGCGCCTGGCCAACCGTAAGGCTGAGCAGGCGCTGTGTCGAAAGGCGAAAAGTATTACAGCAGCGAACGCACGCGCAGCTCTTTAGGCATGGAGAAGGTGATGTTCTCCTCGCGACCGGCCAGTTCATCGGCCCCCGTGGCACCCCAGGCCTGCAATTGCTGGATCACGCCACGTACCAGCACTTCCGGAGCGGAGGCACCGGCCGTGATGCCAATACGCTCGACACCGTCGAACCAGCTCTTTTGCAAGTCTTCGGCACCGTCGATCAGATAGGCCGGGGTGGCCATGCGTTCGGCCAGTTCACGCAGACGATTGGAGTTGGAGCTGTTCGGGCTGCCAACCACCAGCACCACGTCGCATTCGTCCGCCAGTTGCTTGACGGCGTCCTGACGGTTTTGCGTGGCGTAACAGATATCGTCCTTGCGCGGACCGCCGATCGCCGGAAAACGCGCACGCAGGGCGTCGATCACGCGACTGGTGTCGTCCATGGACAGGGTGGTCTGGGTAACGAAAGCCAGCTTTTCAGGGTTGTTCACCTGCAATTCGGCGACATCTTTCTCGTCTTCGACCAGATAGATCGCGCCACCATTGCTGCCATCGTATTGTCCCATGGTGCCTTCGACTTCCGGATGACCGGCATGACCGATAAGGATGCATTCACGGCCGTCGCGGCTGTAACGCGCGACTTCGATGTGCACCTTGGTCACCAGCGGGCAGGTCGCGTCGAACACCTTCAGGCCACGACCTGTGGCTTCGGTACGCACGGCCTGGGAAACGCCGTGGGCGCTGAAGATCACGATCACGTCATCCGGCACCTGATCCAGTTCCTCGACGAAGATCGCCCCACGGGCACGCAGGTCTTCGACGACGAATTTGTTGTGGACCACTTCGTGGCGCACATAGATCGGCGGCCCGAAGACTTCCAGGGCGCGGTTGACGATTTCGATCGCCCGGTCCACGCCGGCGCAGAAGCCACGGGGGTTGGCGAGTTTGATTTGCATGCTGTGCCTCGTGTCTTGCGCGCAAGAAGTTAGATCATTGTAGGAGCAGAGCTTGCTCGCGAAAGCGGTGTGTCAGTCAACATTGATGCTGAATGTGATGACGCCTTCGCGAGCAAGCTCTGCTCCTACAGGTGACCGTATTCGGTCAGTTACAACGCTTTGACGTTGATGATCTCGACGTCAAAGGTCAAGGTCTTACCGGCGAGCGGGTGGTTGAAGTCGATGGTCACTTGCGCGTCATCGAATTCCTTCACCACGCCTGGCAGCTCGGTATTGGCCGCATCATTGAAGATCACCAGCAATCCTGGCGACAGTTCCATGTCCTGGAACTGCGAGCGCGGGATGATCTGCACGTTTTGCGGGTTAGGCTGGCCAAAGGCGTTTTCCGGCTCGATGGACAGGCTGCGCTTGTCGCCGGCCTTGAAGCCGAACAGCGCGGCCTCGAAGCCTGGCAACAGGTTGCCGTCGCCGACCTTGAAGGTCGCCGGGGCTTTGTCGAAAGTGCTGTCGACGGTGTCGCCGTTCTCCAGGCGCAATGCAAAGTGCAAGGTGACTTCCGTGTTCTGGCCGATACGTTGTTCAGCCAATACCTGTTCAGTCATGAACGGTTTCTCCGGTCTTCTTACTTTTGAACATATCCAGCGCGAGCATTACGGCACCGACAGAAATGGCGCTGTCAGCAAAGTTGAACGCCGGGAAATACCAGCGGTTCTGCCAGTGCACCAGAATGAAATCGATCACATGGCCCAAGGCAATGCGGTCGTACAGATTGCCCAGCGCGCCACCCAACACCAGGGCAAGCGCAATCGCCAGCCAGGTGTCGTTGCGCCCCAGGCGCTTGAGCCAGATCACCAGCACCGCACTGACCACCACCGCGATCAAGGCAAACAACCAGCGCTGCCAGCCGGAGCTGTCAGCCAGGAAGCTGAACGCCGCACCGGTGTTGTAGGCCAGAGTCCAGCTGAACAAATCGGGGATCACCACGATTTGCTGGTACATCTCGAGCTTGCCTTCGAAGTAGAACTTGCTGGCCTGGTCAATGACCAGAACCAGCAAACTCAACCAGAGCCAGCTCAGCCGTCCGAAACGGCCAGCCGCATTAGGCATAGTGACGAACCTCGCCCGCGCCGCTGATGTTGTCGACACAACGACCGCAGATTTCCGGATGTTCCGGGTTCACACCGACGTCTTCACGGCAGTGCCAGCAGCGGGCGCACTTGACGTGAGCCGACTTGACGATCTTGAGCTTCAGGCCGCTGACTTCGGTGACCACGGCATCGGCCGGTGCCTGCACCAATGGCGCAACACTGGCGGTCGAAGTGATCAGCACGAAACGCAGTTCGTTGCTCAGCTTGGCCAGGTCGGCGCTCAGCGCGTCTTCGGCGAACAGCGTCACTTCGGCTTGCAGGTTGCCACCGACGGCCTTGGCTGCACGCTGGATTTCCATTTCCTTGTTGACCGCAACCTTGACCGCCATGATCCGGTCCCAGTAAGCGCGATCCAGCTCGAAGCCTTCCGGCAGTTCGCTCAGGCCTTCGTACCAGGTGTTGAGCATCACAGACTCGTTACGCTCGCCCGGCAGGTACTGCCACAGCTCGTCGGCGGTGAACGCCAGGATCGGCGCGATCCAGCGCACCAGCGCTTCGGAGATGTGGAACAGCGCAGTCTGGCA
The Pseudomonas sp. GR 6-02 genome window above contains:
- the ispH gene encoding 4-hydroxy-3-methylbut-2-enyl diphosphate reductase, yielding MQIKLANPRGFCAGVDRAIEIVNRALEVFGPPIYVRHEVVHNKFVVEDLRARGAIFVEELDQVPDDVIVIFSAHGVSQAVRTEATGRGLKVFDATCPLVTKVHIEVARYSRDGRECILIGHAGHPEVEGTMGQYDGSNGGAIYLVEDEKDVAELQVNNPEKLAFVTQTTLSMDDTSRVIDALRARFPAIGGPRKDDICYATQNRQDAVKQLADECDVVLVVGSPNSSNSNRLRELAERMATPAYLIDGAEDLQKSWFDGVERIGITAGASAPEVLVRGVIQQLQAWGATGADELAGREENITFSMPKELRVRSLL
- the fkpB gene encoding FKBP-type peptidyl-prolyl cis-trans isomerase, with the protein product MAEQRIGQNTEVTLHFALRLENGDTVDSTFDKAPATFKVGDGNLLPGFEAALFGFKAGDKRSLSIEPENAFGQPNPQNVQIIPRSQFQDMELSPGLLVIFNDAANTELPGVVKEFDDAQVTIDFNHPLAGKTLTFDVEIINVKAL
- the lspA gene encoding signal peptidase II, with translation MPNAAGRFGRLSWLWLSLLVLVIDQASKFYFEGKLEMYQQIVVIPDLFSWTLAYNTGAAFSFLADSSGWQRWLFALIAVVVSAVLVIWLKRLGRNDTWLAIALALVLGGALGNLYDRIALGHVIDFILVHWQNRWYFPAFNFADSAISVGAVMLALDMFKSKKTGETVHD